In the Hordeum vulgare subsp. vulgare chromosome 7H, MorexV3_pseudomolecules_assembly, whole genome shotgun sequence genome, one interval contains:
- the LOC123409220 gene encoding uncharacterized protein LOC123409220, producing the protein MAVGAELQGLRRRVSPHHRGERSFHDRIRRFPLIPDALRCPIAPPFPSSLAAVDPREFELTMPVHPMHRAEEGDACIPHPRHLPYTPTASRASSGQRSHRFIVV; encoded by the exons ATGGCCGTCGGAGCCGAGCTCCAAGGTCTACGTCGCCGGGTCTCGCCGCACCACCGCGGGGAACGGAGCTTCCATGACCGAATCCGCCGTTTTCCCCTCATCCCGGACGCTCTACGGTGTCCCATCGCGCCGCCGTTCCCGTCCAGCCTCGCTGCGGTTGACCCGCGTGAGTTCGAGTTGACCATGCCAGTCCATCCTATGCATCGGGCAGAGGAAGGGGATGCCTGCATCCCGCACCCCCGCCATCTCCCCTATACGCCAACCGCAAGCCGCGCCAGTTCCGGCCAACGGAGCCACAG gttcattgttgtctaa